Within the Chromobacterium paludis genome, the region AGTGCCGTCGCGGGCGAAAAATCGCATCGGCGATGCTCGCCATTGCGGCACTGGCTGAATCATCCTTACGAATAAGATACTTATGACCGAGAACCAGTTCGCCAAGGAAACGCTTCCCATCAGCCTCGAAGAGGAGATGCGCCGCTCTTACCTGGATTACGCGATGAGCGTGATCGTGGGGCGGGCGCTGCCGGACGTGCGCGACGGCCTGAAGCCGGTGCACCGCCGCGTGCTGTACGCCATGCATGAACTGTCCAATGACTGGAACCGCGCGTACAAGAAGTCGGCCCGTATCGTTGGCGACGTGATCGGTAAATACCACCCGCACGGCGACACTGCCGTATACGACACCATCGTGCGTCTGGCGCAGGACTTCTCCTTGCGCTACCCGCTGGTGGATGGCCAGGGCAACTTCGGCTCGGTGGATGGCGACAACGCCGCCGCCATGCGTTACACCGAAATCCGCATGGCGCGCATCGCGCATGAGCTGCTGGCGGACATCGAAAAAGAAACCGTGGATTTTGGCCCCAACTACGACGGCTCCGAGCATGAGCCGCTGATCCTGCCGGCCAAGATCCCGAACCTGCTGATCAACGGCTCGTCCGGCATCGCCGTGGGCATGGCCACCAACATCCCGCCGCACAATCTGAACGAAGTGGTGGACGCCTGCCTGGCCTTGCTGGCCAATAGCGATCTGACCATAGACGAGTTGATCGACATCATTCCGGCGCCGGACTTCCCGACCGCCGGCATCATCTACGGCACCGCCGGCGTCAAGGAAGGCTACCGCACCGGCCGCGGCCGCGTGATCATGCGCGCGCGCACCCATACCGAACCGATCGGCAAGGGCGACCGCGAAGCGATCATCGTCGACGAGATTCCGTACCAGGTGAACAAGGCCCGCCTGCTGGAACGCATCAGCGAGCTGGTGCGCGACAAGCAGATCGAGGGCATTTCCGATCTGCGCGACGAGTCCGATAAATCCGGCATGCGCGTGGTGATAGAGCTCAAGCGCGGCGAAATGCCGGAAGTGGTGCTCAACCACCTGTACAAGATGACCCAGCTGCAGGACAGCTTCGGCATGAATATGGTGGCGCTGGTCGACGGCCAGCCGCGCCTCTTGAATTTGAAGCAAATCCTGGAAGAGTTCCTGCGCCACCGCCGCGAAGTGGTGACCCGCCGCACCATCTTCGAACTGAAGAAGGCGCGCGAGCGCGGCCACATTCTGGAAGGCCTGGCCGTGGCGCTGTCCAATGTGGACGAGATCATCGCGCTGATCAAGGCGTCCGACGCGCCGCCGCAGGCCAAGGCCGCGCTGATGGCGCGCGCCTGGCGCTCCTCGCTGGTGGAGGACATGCTGTCCCGCGTCGAGGGCGACAAGGCGCGTCCGGAAAACATCGACCCGTCCTTCGGCATGAAGGAAGATGGCTACCACCTGTCCGACGTGCAGGCCCAGGCCATTCTGGACATGCGCCTGCAGCGCCTGACCGGTCTGGAACAGGACAAGATCGTTGGCGAATACCGCGAGATCATGGACGTGATCCTGGACTTGCTGGACATCCTGGCCAAGCCGGAGCGCATCAGCCAGATCATCAGCGACGAGCTGAATGCCATCCGCGCCCAGTTCGGCGATCCGCGCCGTTCGGAAATCGAGCCTTATGGCGGCGACATCAATATCGAAGACCTGATCACGCCGCAGGACATGGTGGTGACCATCTCCCATACCGGCTACATCAAGGCCCAGCCCATCGACGACTACAGCTCGCAGCGCCGCGGCGGCCGCGGCAAGCAGGCGGCGGCCACCAAGGACGACGACTTCATCGAGACGCTGTTCGTGGCCAATACCCACGACTACGTGCTGTGCTTCTCCAGCCGCGGCCGTTGCTACTGGCGCAAGGTGTACGATCTGCCGCAAGGCGGCCGTCAGAGCCGCGGCAAACCCATGGTCAATGTGTTGCCGCTGGAAGACGGCGAGAAGATCAACGCGCTGCTGCCGGTCAAGGAGTTCCGCGACGACCAGTTCATCTTCATGTGCACGGCCAACGGCACGGTGAAGAAAACGCCGCTGGTGGATTTCTCCCGTCCGCGCACCGCCGGCATCATCGCCGTCAATCTGGACGACGGCGACAATCTGATTGGCGTGGCGCTGACCCATGGCGACGACCAGATCATGCTGTTCTCCGACGCCGGCAAGGCTGTGCGCTTCAGCGAAACCGACGTGCGCCCGATGGGCCGCAACGCCACCGGCGTGCGCGGCATGATGCTGGGCGACGAGCATCAGGTGATTTCGCTGCTGGTCAGCAATTCCGAACAGCAGATGGTGCTGACCGCCAGCGACGGCGGCTACGGCAAGCGCACCTGCGTCGGCGACTTCCGCCTGACCAGCCGCGGCACCCAGGGCGTGATCGCCATGGACCTGACCGACAAGACCGGCCTCAAGCTGGTGGCGGCCAGCCTGGTGGAAGAGAGCGACGACATCATGCTGATCACCACCGGCGGCGTGCTGATCCGCACCAAGGTGGCGGAAGTGCGCGAAACCGGCCGTTCCGCCCAAGGCGTGCGCCTGATCAATCTGGACGAAGGCGAGAAGCTGATCGGCCTGGAAATCGTGGCCGAGTCCGAAGCCGAGTGCGCGGAAGGCGAGGGCGAAGCCGAAAGCGACGCCGCGCCGGAGCAAGGCGAAGCGTAATGGTCCAGACTCCCGCCAATGCCCGCGTGCTGGAGGCGATGAGCCAGCTCTTCGTCTCCTTCCCGCACTGCGCCACGCTGGGCTTCGAGTACGTCGGCACCGATGGCCGCAAGCCCACGCTGCGGCTGGGCTGGCGAGAGGACCTGGTGGGCAACCCGGCCACCGGCATCCTGCACGGCGGGGTGATCACCTCGCTGGTGGATACCTGCAGCGCCATCGCCGTCACGGCCAATCTGCCGGAGGTCGAAACCATCGCCACGCTGGACCTGCGCATCGACTACCTGAAGTCCGCCACGCCGGGCAAGGCCATCTACTGCCGAGCCGAATGCTACCGGCTGGCAAGCCAGATCGCCTTCACCCGCGCCGTGTGCTACCACGACGACCCGGCCGACCCGATCGCCCACGGCGTAGCGACGTTCATGCGCGAATCCAGCCGCACGCCCATGCTGCAGGAGGGCGCGCAATGAGCGATTTCATGCAACGCTTCGCCGAATGGCGCGAGCGCAAGGCCTTCGCCGAAATCGTGGACGCGCTGCCTTACGTCAAGCTGATGGGCACCATCATGCGCGAGGACGAACTGGGCGAGCTGCGCTTCGAGCTGCCTTTCCTTGAGCGCAATGTCGGCAATACTTCCTTGCCGGCGCTGCATGGCGGCCTGATCGGCGGCTTCATGGAGAGCGCGGCGATGATACACTTGATGTGGAACCGCGAATCGCTGGAAACGCCCAAGATAGTCGATTTTTCCCTGGACTATCTGCGGCCGGGTCGCCCGCAGACCTTGTTTTCCCAGTGCGAGATCACCAAGCAGGGCAAGCGCGTGGCGCATGTGCTGATCGAGGCCTGGCAGGACGACCGCGCCAAGCCGGTGGCGGTGGCGCGAGCCCACTTTCTGCTGAGCAACTGAGCGGGATCGGGATGAGAGGCTGATTGCAAACCGGCGCTTCCAACAGGAATGCGCCGGTTTTTTCATGGAACTGCTATTGCGATGGACGGCCTCGCCGCCATCTGAACAATAAATCGGACAAAGACAGAGGAAAGACCATGGCCAAGGTGTACAACTTTTCCGCAGGTCCCGCCGTTTTGCCGCACGCCGTGCTGGCCGAGGCGCAGAGCGAGCTGCTGGATTGGCACGGCTCCGGCATGAGCGTGATGGAGATGAGCCATCGCGGCAAGGAGTTCATGGAAATCATCCATGACGCCGAGCACGATCTGCGGCAGTTGATGGGCATCCCCGCCGGCTACAAGGTGCTGTTTTTGCAGGGCGGGGCCTCGCTGCAGTTCGCCATGGCGCCGCTGAACCTGCTGGGCGACAAGGACAGCATCGACATCGTCAACACCGGCCACTGGTCCAAGCTGGCGATCAAGGAAGCCAAACGCTACGCCAAGGTCAATGTGGCGGCGAGCAGCGAAGACAGAAACTTCAGCTATGTGCCGGAGGAGTCGGCCTGGCAGCGCGACCCGAACGCCGCCTACCTGCACTACACCTCCAACGAGACCATAGGCGGCCTGCAGTTCCCCTTTATTCCGGCGGAAGAGCACGGCGTGCCGCTGGTTTGCGACATGTCGTCGGACTTTCTGTCGCGGGAGATCGACGTCAGCCGTTTCGGCATGATCTATGCCGGCGCGCAGAAGAATATCGGCCCATCCGGCCTGACCGTGCTGATCATCCGCGAAGACCTGCTGGGCAGGGCCCGCGCCGACATTCCCACCATGCTGAACTATCAGGTCCATGCCGACGCCGACTCCATGTACAACACGCCCGGCACTTACCCGATCTACATCGCCGGCCTGGTGTTCAAGTGGCTGAAGGAGCAGGGCGGCGTCAAGGGCATCGCCTCGCGCAATGACGAAAAAGCCGGCCTGCTGTATCACATGATCGACAATAGCGAAGGCTTCTACTCGACGCATATCGAGCGTCCTTACCGCTCCAAGATGAACGTGGTGTTCCGGCTGAAAGATGAGGCGCTGGATGAAATCTTCCTGCTGGAAGCCCGCAAGGAGGGCCTGGCGCAGCTGAAGGGCCACCGCGCCGTGGGCGGCATGCGCGCGTCCATCTACAACGCCATGCCGATCGAGGGCGTCAAGGCCCTGGTCAATTTCATGCAGGACTTTGCTCGCCAGTACGGCTGACGCCGCGACGCATAAAAAAGGCAGGCCTGTCGGCCTGCCTTTTTATTTTCCGCGATGGCTTACTGCGCGCCGGATGCGTCAGCGGCCCGCGGTTTCGCGTGCTTCACATACTGATCCAGCCAGCGATCTTCTTCCCACAACATGTGCAGAATGGACTCGCGCGCGCGGTAGCCATGGCTTTCCGCCGGCAGCATCACCAGCCGCACGGTGCCGCCCAAGCCTTGCAGCGCCTGGTACAGGCGCTCGCTCTGGATGGGGAATGTGCCCGGATTGTTGTCGGCCTCGCCGTGGATCAGCAACAGCGCATCCTTGATCTGCTCGGCGTAGTTGAACGGCGACATGGTCTGATACACATTCTTGGCCTGCCAGAAATTGCGCTCCTCGGACTGGAAGCCAAATGGCGTCAGCGTGCGGTTGTAAGCGCCGGAACGGGCAATGCCGGCGCGGAACAGCCGCGTGTGCGCCAGCAGGTTGGCGGTCATGAAGGCGCCGTAAGAGTGCCCGCCGATGGCGATGCGGTCGCGGTCAGCCACGCCCAGCCTCACCACTTCGTCCACCGCCGCCTGCGCGTCCATCTTCAGCTGCGGCAGATAGCTGTCATTGGGTTCCTGCTTGCCCGCGCCGATGATGGGCATGGACGGGTCATCCAGCACCGCGTAGCCGCGCGCCAGCATCGCCTGCGGCCCCCAATAGCTTACGCGATTGAAGCGGTAGGGCGAGTCGGTGACCTGGCCCGCGGCTTCCGCGCTCTTGAACTCGGTGGGGTAGGCCCACATCAGCATGGGCAGCGGCCCGTCGCGCTTGGCGTCGTAAGCCGGCGGCAGATAGAGCGTGGCGGTCAGGCCCACGCCGTCGGCTCGCTTGTAACGCAGCAGCTGCTTTTGCACACCCTTGAGCTGTGGGGTGGGGTGCTGGAAAAATGTCAGCTGGCGCGGACTGCCGGCCGCGCCCCCCAAAGTCTGGAGATACAGATTGGGCGGCGTTTCAACCTGCTCCCGATTCAGCAGCGCGCGCCGGCCGCCATCCAGCACGGCGATGGGCGCTTCGTACCATGGCGCTTGCGAGCGCCACAGCCGCGTGGTCTTGTTGCTGGCCAAATCCAGCCGGTCGATGAAGGGGCGGTCGCCTTCCGGGCTGGCGCCATCGCCCAGCAGGTAGAGGCTATTGCCATCTGGACCGGTCTGCAGCACGGCTTGCCCGTTGTGGTCTCGTATCATCGCCGGGGAGCCGGGGTCGGCGTAGCGGTCTTCCGAGCTGCGCTCGTTCAGCAGTTCCGGCGCCTGCCCCGGCTGGCCTGGGCGAACCCGCCAGACTTTCAGATGGCGGGTATTCCACCAGTATTCGCTGACCAGGGCCAGATCG harbors:
- a CDS encoding PaaI family thioesterase, with the protein product MSDFMQRFAEWRERKAFAEIVDALPYVKLMGTIMREDELGELRFELPFLERNVGNTSLPALHGGLIGGFMESAAMIHLMWNRESLETPKIVDFSLDYLRPGRPQTLFSQCEITKQGKRVAHVLIEAWQDDRAKPVAVARAHFLLSN
- a CDS encoding S9 family peptidase, which produces MIRSRPLCTGLALASLLLSASALAEGYQTPAPELAALVNAPRTPFQSLNPQRDTILQTHRPGLPGIADVAQPELRLAGLRLNPKMRAASRFDFGSAMSLLDVGSGKSRPVRGLPAHVRLADSAWSPDGRHVAFSAWGARGVELWLLDVSGARAHRLGAFHLNATTGGGFAWVDKQRLLVKLLPSAQGPAPKKPDTPSGPDIQQSLGGKLSQTRTYPDLLKTPYDADLLDYELSSQLALVDLSGKTRLVGKPDRYLSVQPSPDGQYLLTARLQRPYSTLVPLFRFPQRIDVLDLNGRRVHVVAQRPLRERMPSGFDAVDTGPRDVSWRADKPATLFWAEAQDGGDPSAPSKARDALYLQAAPFQTPPFKLQTLASRFADIQWGRDDLALVSEYWWNTRHLKVWRVRPGQPGQAPELLNERSSEDRYADPGSPAMIRDHNGQAVLQTGPDGNSLYLLGDGASPEGDRPFIDRLDLASNKTTRLWRSQAPWYEAPIAVLDGGRRALLNREQVETPPNLYLQTLGGAAGSPRQLTFFQHPTPQLKGVQKQLLRYKRADGVGLTATLYLPPAYDAKRDGPLPMLMWAYPTEFKSAEAAGQVTDSPYRFNRVSYWGPQAMLARGYAVLDDPSMPIIGAGKQEPNDSYLPQLKMDAQAAVDEVVRLGVADRDRIAIGGHSYGAFMTANLLAHTRLFRAGIARSGAYNRTLTPFGFQSEERNFWQAKNVYQTMSPFNYAEQIKDALLLIHGEADNNPGTFPIQSERLYQALQGLGGTVRLVMLPAESHGYRARESILHMLWEEDRWLDQYVKHAKPRAADASGAQ
- the gyrA gene encoding DNA gyrase subunit A, with amino-acid sequence MTENQFAKETLPISLEEEMRRSYLDYAMSVIVGRALPDVRDGLKPVHRRVLYAMHELSNDWNRAYKKSARIVGDVIGKYHPHGDTAVYDTIVRLAQDFSLRYPLVDGQGNFGSVDGDNAAAMRYTEIRMARIAHELLADIEKETVDFGPNYDGSEHEPLILPAKIPNLLINGSSGIAVGMATNIPPHNLNEVVDACLALLANSDLTIDELIDIIPAPDFPTAGIIYGTAGVKEGYRTGRGRVIMRARTHTEPIGKGDREAIIVDEIPYQVNKARLLERISELVRDKQIEGISDLRDESDKSGMRVVIELKRGEMPEVVLNHLYKMTQLQDSFGMNMVALVDGQPRLLNLKQILEEFLRHRREVVTRRTIFELKKARERGHILEGLAVALSNVDEIIALIKASDAPPQAKAALMARAWRSSLVEDMLSRVEGDKARPENIDPSFGMKEDGYHLSDVQAQAILDMRLQRLTGLEQDKIVGEYREIMDVILDLLDILAKPERISQIISDELNAIRAQFGDPRRSEIEPYGGDINIEDLITPQDMVVTISHTGYIKAQPIDDYSSQRRGGRGKQAAATKDDDFIETLFVANTHDYVLCFSSRGRCYWRKVYDLPQGGRQSRGKPMVNVLPLEDGEKINALLPVKEFRDDQFIFMCTANGTVKKTPLVDFSRPRTAGIIAVNLDDGDNLIGVALTHGDDQIMLFSDAGKAVRFSETDVRPMGRNATGVRGMMLGDEHQVISLLVSNSEQQMVLTASDGGYGKRTCVGDFRLTSRGTQGVIAMDLTDKTGLKLVAASLVEESDDIMLITTGGVLIRTKVAEVRETGRSAQGVRLINLDEGEKLIGLEIVAESEAECAEGEGEAESDAAPEQGEA
- a CDS encoding PaaI family thioesterase, with amino-acid sequence MVQTPANARVLEAMSQLFVSFPHCATLGFEYVGTDGRKPTLRLGWREDLVGNPATGILHGGVITSLVDTCSAIAVTANLPEVETIATLDLRIDYLKSATPGKAIYCRAECYRLASQIAFTRAVCYHDDPADPIAHGVATFMRESSRTPMLQEGAQ
- the serC gene encoding 3-phosphoserine/phosphohydroxythreonine transaminase, translated to MAKVYNFSAGPAVLPHAVLAEAQSELLDWHGSGMSVMEMSHRGKEFMEIIHDAEHDLRQLMGIPAGYKVLFLQGGASLQFAMAPLNLLGDKDSIDIVNTGHWSKLAIKEAKRYAKVNVAASSEDRNFSYVPEESAWQRDPNAAYLHYTSNETIGGLQFPFIPAEEHGVPLVCDMSSDFLSREIDVSRFGMIYAGAQKNIGPSGLTVLIIREDLLGRARADIPTMLNYQVHADADSMYNTPGTYPIYIAGLVFKWLKEQGGVKGIASRNDEKAGLLYHMIDNSEGFYSTHIERPYRSKMNVVFRLKDEALDEIFLLEARKEGLAQLKGHRAVGGMRASIYNAMPIEGVKALVNFMQDFARQYG